In Anopheles bellator chromosome 2, idAnoBellAS_SP24_06.2, whole genome shotgun sequence, the genomic stretch AGTCGACCCACAAACTGTTCCTTCAGAAGTTAACTCGTCCGTCCCTAATTTCCCCCGAGTGCGGTCCGTTCGTACGCCGCTCAATAGAGCCTCGGCGGTGGCCTCCACCTGCACGGTCGaatttgttggccattttaaaaatgtatgcTTACGCTAAACAGCATACcaaccgccggcaccggcaccggcaccgagcatCAAACAAGTCAACCAATGCATGGGGAGTGCAAAAAAGTGTATACATCACCAAACGGTAAATTGTCCGGCGAGTCCTTCCTCGGTTCGGGGGTTCgctagttttctttttcccgggGATTAATATAATTTGccaaatggaaaaacttttaaaGCCAATTTAATTTCCACAGCCACGGCGCGGAGTGTGTGAGAACGATGAACGCTGCGCGCGGTGTCCGTCCCGTGGAAATGTCAAGAAAACTTTGAATAGTACCGAAAACGTGGGCAAAAAGTCCCACCGGCTCCCCGGCCGCAGGGATTGGTATTTGCGACCCAAAGTACGCCAACGGGAGacgaaactttggccaccgctCAACGCTCACTAACCTCACTAACtccgagcagcagcacacgctaatgatgattatgattgCGAAGTCGGGGTCCTGTGTGAGGTCCTGGAGGCCGTCGAGCCGGATTgtggcccccccggggggagatgGTCAAATGTTTGGTTGAATCAGGTGAAAAACGTCAGCAAGGCGCATCATCATGTGAAAAACTCTTCCGCATAGTTGGCGCTGCACTTGCGAAGGACGCTTTTTTCGGCCCCGCGCCACGTTGTTGTGCCTTCTGCGGAGGTCTTTTAAAAGGCGTACACTGGAACCGCATtccctggccgtggccgtacCGGGTCGGGCATTCCGTTGGCCAACAAACCGTACCGGGATGACCGTACCGCATAGCGAACGGATCGGTCAAAAACATCAAAGCAACCCATGGTTTACGGGGAACCGTGGCTGGCTCTCACAAGCAGAGAACCGCTCGGCCGATTTACGGCCGAACCGTCGACGGCTCGTCGAATATTTCATTAGCACCCGGAATGCGCGACTGCTTGGCTTAATTTGGCAGGACCTCCTCTGGCACAGGAGCGGAAGGCTGCGCCACCGCGGAAGCGTTTTTCCGCATGGTACTGTAACTGACATgtgatttgctgctgctgctgctgcatcggcgGGCTCGGTTTAAGTCGCTGGATTGGGCACTGCCTTTGACAGCAGCGTTGCGCTTTGAAATTGTTTGTACTTTTAGCCAGCCATCAAAGCTGGCACAGCGAACTTTGAATAAGAGCGATAGAACGATTTTTTGTTAGGTGTTACCCATCGTCAGACATTTTTGGCAACTCAACATGTATGCTGAGAACGTTTGAGCAACAGTTTCTACTAGGTTTACTAGCTTTCAGTAGCTCAATGGTTTtctacagggtggtcaaacaagcgcacattttttcatttggttatacaacaaaaatggctcaacatttttcgatgcctgaacatttatttgaaaagtcGATTCACCAAATTTATCTATAAAATACAATTCTGGTTGCAGAACATTGGGAAGTATGAAAAATTTTTTTCCAGAGAGGTAGGTCATCAACTCATTCGTGAAAAGCACGtttcattgaagatcatttccagtaagcagtattgtggttcggaaaacccacacatcgtgcaagagaagccaatgcacccaaaacgagtgactgtttggtgtggattttggctgattggttcttcggcgtaattgaagctgagaacttcggcggcatttggtttccaccggacggcgctacgtgccatacagcgacagccacagctgatatttatgttatgcgaacaaaccagcaactattgacaacctcaagacccaaattcaagttgctattgacgaaataggaccagatacaattgaaaatgttctCAAAAACAGGTCAAGCATATTTGACAACCCTGTAGCTCGATGCCAACAACTCACTGCATTTTTTTGGAAAGCGTAcgtaattcttttttattattttttgccttccctTATGCCTTTATCCTTTTGTTTGTGAACTTTTCATTTGATGGCTGAGCATCAGACTGGACTTTTCAGCAGGAATTGTTTTGTGAATCATTGTATTGGAATAGCTTTTGAAATTCCTCAGGTTCAGGTAATTTTGGTTCAACGATCCAACGATCGGTACTACGGTGTGTTGTACGCCAAAAGGACACATCTTCTCAGCAAACTCTGCTTATCACCGCCGAGCAAAGGCAGCGTTAAGGGACTACTTATTAAATTAAACCTAAATAAAtcaacgaccaccaccgagcgggtGAAGCACAGCCATTTTTATCGAACACAACAGCTCATTTAATTATCTGCCCCGTAAATGACGATTTAATCGACCCGCCCCGGCCAAAAGTTGCTGTAACATTGAGGTTTcgtaattattattaaatctGTCGTGGTGcacgtttttttgttccgtttctttccgttttcacCCAAAAAGCACTACATTCAAATGAGGGGGAACCCCTACGAGGGAGCGAGATCGACGGCAGCGCGCAGCACGTAAATCATGTTCAAGTCGATGGTTCGAGTGcggtaataaataaaaataatttaaattactcACTCTGGAGTTGGCCTGGACGCTGGCCTGGACGCTGGTCTTAATGGCGCTGTAGGATCGCAATCGGTGTCCGGCAATGCACCGAGACTGTGAACCCGAAATTCGACCACGGGCACCCTTTCGGGGCAGACCCCAATGTGAATCGTGGGGCGTGGACGAAAGAATATTTATTATgacagaaaataaattactgaTATTAATATTTGTATTTTGTAACGTTTGACAGTCACACAACACACAGTGGACAGCGGCGGACATAAATCTGCCGCCGCTCCACTCGGTCCGGCAATGAACGGACATAATGAAGTGGAAACTAGTTTTGGCACAACTCAGCGACGTCACTCAACAACGGTCGCCAGGTTGTTGGCGCTTAACAGATCTAATgaaatgcagcataaaaaaggaattcTTCCCCTTTGGCCGGTGGAACCGTAAACCCAACAATGTTTGGTGGCACCGAATCCGATGGCGAAGGTCTGGTCGAAAGTTGCACTCCCAATGTGGTGCCCTTTAATTCATGcttttttttgcctcttttgtatttttttcctACAGGGAGAGAAATCAAAAGTCCACATATGGCCCCACGGACCGCTGATTGGTAATCCGTAAAGTCACGTTGATAAGGTCCATCATAcgctgcgatgatgatggatcgCTGCCAGGCGGAAGTGGCCccgatttttgtttggctccaccaaaaaaaactcGCTCGATTGGCCGTGCGCAACTTATGCCGGAACCGAATTAATCAAGCAGCAATCAGTGCCGTGGAAATGTGCCCGcggaaaatgtttaattaaacgtAACGCAAGGACCACCCCGGGAGAATACAACGTACAACGGAATGTTAAAGAATCGGACACAATTttgctatttatttttattaactaCATCCATATAAATAGTGGACTTGCCCAAAAGCGGACTAGCCCAAAAGGAAAAGCTACGTTACTTCTTAAGTTCCTCCTCCTCGAAACCGTCCCACAGTGCGGACCAAGCCTCCTCCTCGATCTGGAAGTTctcttcgtcctcctcgccTTCGCTCTCGATTATGGCGCCATCGTCCTCCTCGGATTCGGCCTCATCCGTCCGATGGtagctgtggtggtggtggtgatggtggtggtgctcgtcatggtggtggtggtactcCTTTTTGCTGCGAATCATAATCCGGGACCGCTTGAGGCTGTAGTTGAGCCCGCGGAACTCCTTCCAGTACATTCCCATCTGATCGTGCGAGTACTCCTTCCGGTACGCTCCGTTCAGGTTGCTGACCCCCGGGGCGAAAGACGAATGGTCAGTCGGCGACAGTCGGCGCAGTCCTGTGCTTTACAGCGACCTTACCTGTCACCGCACGAACGGAACCACCAGGCGCCATGGTTCTCTTGGGCACAGTTCCCCTTGTCCAGCTTGTCGTTGTCCCGGTCGTAGGTCGTAAACGCCATCCCGTCGGAGCTCTGCAGCGAGTTGCCGGCGCTCCCGATGTACCCGTGCAGTTTGGCCAGCTTGTAGTTGTACTTTTCGCCCTCGATGCGGAAGTACTTGTACTTGGCGTACGCAAACGCACCGTCAAAGTCCTCGAGCAGGATGAGCAGCTCGTACTCGCGGCCCCGCGTCATCGTGTAGATGTTCTCCAGCCCCAGCCAGTACTCACCGAACCCGAAGTACCCGAAGCCCTGCTTGTAGTGGTTCCACGGGCGGAAGAAGTTCTCCCGGCCATCGTACCGGTTCTGGATGACGGTCCAGGCGTTGTGGCCAAAGTCCAGACTGCACATCACGTACATCTCCTTCGTGATGTTGATCGCGATCCGATACACGCCCGTCTTGAGAATCCGCCGATCCTGGCACGAGCCGTACACGGGCTCGTCGAGCTCCTGCAGCGGCGGCATATCGGTGCTCGACTTCAGCGGTCCCAGCGCATCCACCAGGTACTCCTTCGTAATGCTCTGCAGGGCCAACGCCTTTGCGCGACTAAACGGAGGGTTGGCGTCTAAGTGGGAACGAAAAGGCGGTGGCACTCTCACTCACAACCTACCTCAGTTCCTTCGAGATGGCGGACGTTTGTTCCTCCAGCGCCCCGAGCTGACTCTCGCTGCTCGAGACGGACCCCCCGGCGGTGGTCAGACTGAGGTCGATGTTTTTGAGCAGGTTCTTGATCTGCCGGAGATCGACCTGCGCCTTGCCCAGCTTGTCGAACGACGCGAGCACGATCAGTACCTTTTCGCGGAGCCGCTTCAGCTTTTGGCCGATTAGCTCGCAGTTACACGTGGAGTCTTCGTCCAGCCAACGTGCGTTCGACTCGAACGGATCGCCGAAACCGTAAACCTCGccaccatgatgatgatgatgatgatgatgctggtttTTGTGGTGGTTCTTGTGCTTCttgtgatggtgatgatcttcatggtgatggtggtctggatgatgatggtctgGATGATGCTTATCagggtggtgatgatggtctGGGTGATGATGATCCGGATGATGTTTATCAGGGTGATGGTCATGATGGTCTGGGTGATGATGATCCGGATGATGTTTATCAgggtgctgatgatggtctGGGTGATGATGGtctggatgatgatggtctgGGTGATGATGATCCGGATGGTGCTGAGGTTTCTTCCTGACTGGCTCGCTGAACGCACGTTGTAAGGCCACTGCCAGCGCTAGGGCCGCTCCGACCAACAGTAGCTTCGTGGGGATCATTTCCGTTCTACTCCTAAATCACGACTGCCACCCGACGGTGTCTGCGGTGTCCAGTGTACCGTACGCTACCACAACAGCCACCAAACTGCGTCGCCGTTCCCAATATCTGCCCACCGTTCACCGTTAGATGCCTTCAGAAGGAAGCTTTCTCTGTCGCAACTGGTTTTCGCGGGCCTGCAATCATCAACCGCCATCCCATTCACCCCATTCTTTGAACTGGTCCGCCGAAAGGCTATTTTCAGCAAACGGGTCACAAATTATAATAACAAAAACTAGGCACTAAATGACGGCACGTGTGGAGGCACCGAGCGAGAATCGTCTGGTTTTTTCGATCGCCGCAATCGCCGATTGATAGGCAACGATCAACGTCAGCAAACCAAATCTGTCTCGGCCAAGTGCAGCGGCCATTCCGGCGGTTCCAGAAAGATAGTCGAAAGTGCAAACTGGAAGGTGTGTCTTATCACAGCCACCAAAACACCATCTTCACTAATTCGGCAACGATCGTTCGCTCGTCGTCGGTAGCCCCAAGAAAACCGGTCCCACTCGAGTTCCGGACGGCGGAGAGAACCTGTTCGCGCGGCACAATCCCGTGTCTCATTTTTATGACCTACCTCTAGTCCGTTCCGATGTGGCAAATGAATTGATAAGCCTGGACAATCCCGGGGGTCCGATTTGGTTCGCCATTATGTAAATCGACCACACAAAACACGCGGGGACCAGCATCGGATAGAGGAATGCACCGCCATTGACGTCAGGGCGCGCGATGCACGGTCCGGGTTGGCACAGTGACCTTCGGCCACTGCCACAGTTCGGTGAGGCTGTTTAGCACAAGTAGCGATTTATTCGAATTCGAAACCTCACACTTTCCTCAGTAAATTCATCTAATGGTCCCACGATTTTGAGCGAAATTATGAGGTACGGAAGAATCGGAAAAAATACATCATTAGTTGACGAAATTAACGAAGTTGACTAGCCGTATTTATATTGATCAAGCTTGTGGTGATCATGGCTAATCATCAAGTCAAgagtttgatgtttgtttgccaCATGAACGGTTTTATTTCAATAGTAAAAAGAAGATGAAGCTCTACTAGACACCACACTTACCGTTGTCTCGCATTACAATCTCATCATCCGATGTTGAGACTTTTGGGCATCAACCGTTTGGGGATTGGTCCTTCGTTCTGTCGATACTAGAGTGACTAGTCCGTTGTTTGatgctctttcttttcctGGTGGAACGATTACCTGGATGGTGCCCAGCATCCAAACTCATCAGAATACTGCCGTCGATCGATTAATCTACGCTTATAAGACACCGATACCTTCTAGTCTTAGGTCACTCTGAGAAACCAACACAACCCTGAAAATAAAtgtacattgtgacaataaagtatccggaaatttgtggtcttaaagaaaatgctttattcgattttcgattattttgtggcgttagattgctacacatgtcagtgacttatggtgaaaagttcggccattttaaactatcacttaatctttgacagctgttttactgtgctcgtgtcttggcccatcggcgattttttactctttcaaaaaatggatggcaaggaatctttatcaaatttgctgtagaaaacgaaattaagagctcggatgcaatcgaaatgttgactatGGCAAATGGTGAAGCTATTgagaccaaaagcagcgcttattggtggttcaaatttttttcagaGGTCCAAGAAGATGTCGAAAAtccaagtttggtcgaatgagaacagttttgcttacagttttcttcgattgcagtgGCGTGGTGCACaatgagttgttgccgaaagagagaacggtcaataaagaatatttcctgcaagttttGCTCAATTTCCGCCACAAACGGGAaattcaaaaacgaaacccaaaagtcgcgaaaatgtttgaacagaccacgtgcatacgaagtttaagctcgttgcttgtgtgtgaatttttggccaaaaactataAACTGATGAtaccaaagccaccgtattgaccaaatctggccccctatggctttttcttgtttccaaaacccaaattaccgcttcgtgatcaatttatttaggagaaggcaaaaatcgacgatgcgacaaaactctttcacacaaaaaagttgtgaaaaattaactgagcatTAAAATAGCCGAAAGCCATAAGTCACTGACttgtgtagcaatctaacgccataaaataattgaaaatcgaatgaagcattttctttcaaatcacaaattcccggtacttatttgacagaatgtaaAACGTTGAAGCGTTAGCGTTGAATCGTTGTAACGTTAAGTACCATCGATCTAGCCTGTTGCTATCAGAATCCGGTCAACCATTGTCGTTGTAGAAGCGTCCCACAGAAATTCAGCCATCTGTCCTGAATTCTGCGCTCTTCTTGGTCATCAGAAGCGTTCCATTTGTCCGACACAACGGAAACACTTCCGGCAATTGCTAGAGACCACCGACGAGATCCTTGCAAAAGAAGTAAAACCATCGCCCACGGCGAGATGCTCCTTCGGCCGCGTCGACTTTCACTTCACCGAATGCATCTGACAAATCATATTCGGTCTTCGTTTTCGACCCCTTGATCAGTGTAACAACTTCACCCGGCGTTCTGATGGTGAACCGGAGCCTTAGGGCTCACATTTGCAGCACAATGTCAACGTCCCAAAAATTGATATGTTATTTAATTTCCGGGATGGTCCGGGCCTCTGAAGGCCGCATCAAGGCCGTTGCGAGAACCTCATTTTTGCTAATGGACGTCCGAGCAATCGATCAAAGGAATTCCCCAACAAGCAAGCACCTGTTTCTCAAAGGATGCTTCCGCAAGCATTTCAGCTTGAGCGCTGTCGGTTAACGTCAAGTAGAGAatcccgatgatgatgagtcaCATAATGTAACCTACACATAGTTGAAGCAAAAATGTTCCCAACTGTGTGGCCACTAGGGTGTCTATTTGGCACCTCGTCACACCACAAAGCAATAGTCCTCCCTGTCGAGGTCAGTCACTGCAACTGCAGACGATGTGCCGTACCGAGTGGTCCGGGCCAACTAATTAAACCCGAATATGCCAAAAAATTTAGAACAACATGAAAAATATGCTCAaaactttgttccatttttccccgGCAAAGACACATTGCTGTCGTACGGGACACAAAACTGGGGCACCCAGATATGATGGCCACCGGGATGGGAGAGCTTCATTCACCACGCACCCGGACCAGGCGACCTGTCGGGTCGGGGCGACCTGGAATTGCGAAACGAAATACAGTGCACCACTATCTTGCATCGCTGCCCCGGTGTAAGTCGCTGGACCAGCAGGTCAAAAGTGTCGTCCATTCGCTCTAGACATCATAATTGAATCGCTCCGTAGCTCCGCCCGGGAGCCAAGCGCCGAAAACTGGGTGCGTCCGACTGTACCCGCTTCGGTGCAGCTTGTGGTTTGGGCCCCAGAAACGACTCCCAGAAGTCCCGGGGGCACTAAAAGTGCCCAGACAGGACGACGGCCACAGGAGCGGAATAATTTATCGTGTCATAATAACTGTCGAAAACTGGACTCTGCGTGCCATTTTGTGCGGCTGTGCATCGGGACCCGGGACGGACGGGACGGTCTCTCCTATAGTGTGGCGCCCACAGTGTGGTCCGATGTAAATTTGCATGGCCCCCCCGCGCCGACGAGAGGAGTGAAtaatagagagaaagagagacagaacAGACAGAGAACCAGATTCAGGCTTTGAggtgaaatggaaagcttTTTCACCTTACCCGATGTAGAACAAACGGAGCACCTTTCGCTGCTGATTTGGGCAGAGCATCGGTAAGGTAAGGTTTTCGGTTCCGAGGCGTACAGCAGCCAGCAGGTAACCAAGGAGGACTGACCATATCCAATTTTGGCATGGCAAAAGATTCTGCCAGATCCAATATGTTGCCTGTGCCCGTCTTATTCCGGGCCAATGGATTTTACATAAGAACCTGGAACTCTTGGAACGTCTGTAGAAAACTCAAGAATTGTCcaaagaatttgaattttttttgtgatATTTAGACTGTTTCTGTTGAGTCAGTTCTGTTGTCCCAGATACTTACATAAAGCTAGATCTATGTTGCAGAAAATGTAGAGTAAATGGTCCATTTGATTGAATATAAGCGCAGAGTAATATAAATTGTGAGATTTTAAGCTTCTTTCCTACCCCTAGCACCATACTTCCATCGTTCCCGGATGAGAAAGCTCCACTCGATCATGGAACCTGCTATGTCTCGATCCAATCTACCGTTGTCCTTATGCCACGTTCTATTGAACGAAGGCCCCACGAGGCAAACCGTTTGATTCTTGCACTCTCCCGGAaaatgggatgaaaaattcGACGAATATTCAAacccgatcgtcgtcggccaagCCCAGTTAGGCAATGTTCTGGAAGGCCTCCGAAAACTTTCTTGTATGTCCACCGCACCATCACCGTGAGCGTAGTAACTCAGGAGCCTCTCTACCTGAGGCCGGCACCCCCAAAGGCCATATTTGACTAACTTGGAATGGGCTTACTTCATCGTCGCAGCATAAGAGCCCCCTAAGGCCGGATGGGAGCAACCAGGACGAACGGTCTCTATTGATGTAGGATCGTCGTCCGGACAGCGGTTCTTCCAGAATATTCgcaaattttccaccgatGGTTCCATTTATCTCCCCTTTACTAATGGCGGTGAAACTATGGATTTTCCGTCTTTCCCGCAGGGGCAGCGTTCTTCGTCCCCGGACAATGGCGATCGTCCATCTTTGGACATAACTTGGCCCCGCCCGGGCGGAACGTGCCATGCAAACGACCGAAAGTGCATTCGCCGTGAAACGACGATAAAGCGGGCGCGAAGCGGGTTGCGACGACGATGTTATTGCGTTAGTGGCGGCCCGGAGACCGCCCGGAGGTCCCGGTGACCCAAACCGGGGAGCGAGTAATGCGATAAAATAATGTCCAGCTACGTAATCGTTTTCGGCAGCACCGCCCGGGGCTTCACCAGACTAAATGATTGTCACAGAACTTTTCCCGGACGTGCATCTTCGgagccgaaaacgaaaacgccGAAACCGGGACGGAAGATTGAGACGTCcgtcaaaaaagaaaatcggaaacggaTCCCATTACGTGTCAGCTCGATCGGATGAATAATGGTGGCCCGGAAATGGAGTTGCAGAAGAAGCAGATCGAACAACCGTTTACAAACTGGCGCCACcgaagaaacgaaaggaagCAACCTGCCTGCCCAACTCTGCCAACGTATGATTCGGAACTCTTTGAACCGGTTCCCGGTAGTCGCTCCCACTGTAGATTGTTTCCGCTGGTGCCAGTTAGTTGAGGGGCCGCTTCAATCAACAGTTCCTGAACTACAGTTGCTATCtctgccccccccccccattcccgttggaatgaaattttcacttAACGAAGGTCCCGAAATCGGTTCGAACGATAAACAGCTCCACAAACACAGTGCGCCAGAGCTCCACCGTTGGTGATTAAGACAAGGCTCAGCCCTGTGAAGCGCGCAGTGCACGAGGGGACCGTGTTGTCCTTGTGGCACAAAGCCTCCGGAAGGCGAAAGATTaccaccccgggggccagaATCGGCTGAGATGAGCCAGATGAGATTATCGAACTCAACACTTCCGGCCGTCCGACTGGCCGAGCGACTTGTCGACCAGCCGAATGCCGAAGACATCGACGCGTTAGTGGCGtttaattgaatatttgaagCATTAACGCCTGCCACGCCGTCGATAGGGGTTGTTTATTGACCCTGTGCGGGTTGTTTTGCATCCGACTGTTCCACCCGTAGCCAGCCCGTAGATGCTCGATGCACTCGAAGTTAAATCACTCTGCTCGGAGCAGCTGCAAACGCGGCTGCAGTAGATTGGTGTTgggtttattgttgtttggcCATCAATAGACGGGCGTGGACGGAAGCGATAGGGCAGAGCTTTCGGCGTGCCATCGCAACGACAACGTTTTGCACTTATTCAATTACAAACTACATACGTAATTTTATACGGACACATTTCAGCACAGCCGGTAACGACGACTCGCGTCATTTCGGATTCCAAACGAAGCATTTCCGACACAGAAGCGAAGGGGGGTTGATTTGAGAAAAGGTTTGCGAAACAATTTGACGCTCTCCAGTGCGACATAATGTACTGTAGCATAACCGCAGCATCGAGGCAAGGCCGAAGAGCGTAGTAGAGCTCACAAAGAATCTAGGAGTATTCCACTTTCCACGGTTCCCAGCAAGCTACAATGACGCGTAAGATGTGACAAGATACAATAAAACGTGGAATGCTTAAAATTAATCTGAAAGAATTCCTCGCGCACTTTTTGTCGAATCCGGTCGATACCGGAAGTTTGATCGCTGAGCAGGAATCAACGCATGAGTCTGCTTAAAGCGATTCAACTCAACTCCGCTGATGATCCCTGAAGTGGCCGAACCCAACAGCAGAGAACAGTCCCGGGCACACGTGTGTCGGCAATTTAATTGCTCCGTTAAACGGGCTTCCGGGGCGTGGATGCTGTGGGCTGTCCCGATTAATGCGCGATGGGCAGTGCCGGGATGTGCAGGGCGGATAAGCTCCGGCGGCTCATCATGGACCCAATGATGAGCCCAATGAAACCGTACGCCAATGGATGATGAGCCGTGGCCCGAAACCGGTAGCCGTGTACCGCGCCGGCCGGTCTGCCTTAATGACCAGCGAGCGGAacgggacaaaaaaaaaagggaacgctACACAACGAAGACCGGAAAactgtaattaaaattttctttcgcttgtTCAGTGGACTTTATTCGGAGAGGGCCTCGATTGTACCTTATGCTGTGCGCTGTGTCGCCTTATTTGTGACTCGTTATTTATGTGCGGTCTGGCTGTGTGCTTTTAACCACGTGCAATTATGTTCGCTGTGCAAACACCGCTCAACATGATAGCTGTCTTCTAGGAAATGGATACATTCAAAATGGAGTTCCACAGTTGCAGTGCTATAATTCCGGGAATTCATTTACCGAAGTACAAACAGCACAACAGAGTTTCAAAAGCTGATTGGGAAAACCTTAAAGTCGGGAGAAACTCAAAGTGTGTGATGCGGATTGCCTACATCTAGGCTACATAACAAATCCCTCGCAGTCCAAGCGACTGCCCGCAAGCTGCCGATGATTCTTGTAAACTTTCGTACCGTGTTCAAATAGTTTCCTGGGGCTTTACTATGCCTTTAAAAGGACCCCATAAAAAGAGGTTCCCCAAAAGAGGGTAGTAAAAAGGCAATCAAAGTGATAATGTACCTATCGCAGCTAAATGAAACACGAACTATAAGGGCTATAACCCAATCGCAATATCAAACAATGAAACATCATCGATAACTTTTACTGCCCCCCCATCAACGCGTATCGTCGGCCGGTTCCATTCCGAGCTCCGAGCCGGTGGCCCACTAATGAGGCAGCTTTCTACCGAAAGCCGAAAGAAATCCACATTCAAAGTAGAATTACAGTGCACACAAGCTAAATAAACCCATCATCGACCGTAACGAGTCGGGTCACGTCAACGGTGGCCCTAATGCGCTCGCCGATGCCGAGCTGCAAAGCTAATCAATCTAGGCCCCGCCCGGAAGCCGCCAGTTGTGGGGCCCGGTAATAAAGTTATTATGTAGGCCCGGGCTAGGAGAGAACAAACGGTCGATAGCATCTGCTCGGGGCGAGGGCCGCTACTGGTTTATGTCCTCAATTAACTGTTGTTTGATGAAAAGTTACCAATAGTTTGCCATCGCCATGCTAGTGTCGCATTAGAGCCGGCTGCCGGGGCTGGCCGATTAAGATCCGTTTTCCCGCGGAAGACCGCCATCCTCGTTGGAGTGTTTTTCCGCCCGCTTCCGGCCCACTCTACCGGCATAATCGTATGGCCATATGGTGATCGAGCGtcgggtgtgtatgtgtttgcaCAGGCTTCCGTGGGATGGGTCATAAATCATTGAACGATTGCCGGCGCTCGTTAGAAACCGTCGGCCTCGGGGCTTCATAAAATCCGATCTGCAACCCTGGGGGCCGGAATTGCTAACTGGCACGCAGCTACGCTGAGCGCCTATTCG encodes the following:
- the LOC131212498 gene encoding angiopoietin-related protein 6-like, whose translation is MIPTKLLLVGAALALAVALQRAFSEPHHEDHHHHKKHKNHHKNQHHHHHHHHGGEVYGFGDPFESNARWLDEDSTCNCELIGQKLKRLREKVLIVLASFDKLGKAQVDLRQIKNLLKNIDLSLTTAGGSVSSSESQLGALEEQTSAISKELSRAKALALQSITKEYLVDALGPLKSSTDMPPLQELDEPVYGSCQDRRILKTGVYRIAINITKEMYVMCSLDFGHNAWTVIQNRYDGRENFFRPWNHYKQGFGYFGFGEYWLGLENIYTMTRGREYELLILLEDFDGAFAYAKYKYFRIEGEKYNYKLAKLHGYIGSAGNSLQSSDGMAFTTYDRDNDKLDKGNCAQENHGAWWFRSCGDSNLNGAYRKEYSHDQMGMYWKEFRGLNYSLKRSRIMIRSKKEYHHHHDDYHRTDEAESEEDDGAIIESEGEEDEENFQIEEEAWSALWDGFEEEELKK